A single region of the Changchengzhania lutea genome encodes:
- a CDS encoding helix-turn-helix domain-containing protein — MTADPAIKTITQIQIDSLIKEKSIDNDMTQLELLILYENAIREKHQDSINIFKTLAILNAHLEQPADAFSFTEKYINNTLDFLILDDSSYDAINATKEYKALKNRYMIKLNVLTFLYLYIALIGFYFAFVIYFSKKAHAATKIFIGGFVAVHSLFILEFVLYMSNLQYKIPHTYLMASTGALLYGPFLYFYFKGVSLKYKFRKVDLLHFLPSLLLLIFLTPLYSSSASEKIRMMLDLDVSYKFFSYTVFILKTSSLIIYAFLIRRLYYKYKSSESKTPVSSSIESWKKNLYKIHLAYVLSYVIYGISSTSIMGDLGSLVNHAQVGLMSVMVVYIAHMAYVQPDIFSNSYVSLKDKLFLNKYKHSGLTNALSEELKENLINLMVQKKVYKDNTINLESLSTQLNTTRHNASQIINEHFNMNFFELINTFRVKEAINMFKEDTHGNLHIIDVAYEVGYNNKVTFNKAFKKETSLTPSEFIQALTNKRTYVNPE; from the coding sequence GTGACTGCCGATCCTGCAATAAAGACAATTACCCAAATTCAAATTGATAGTTTAATTAAGGAAAAAAGCATCGATAACGATATGACACAATTGGAGTTATTGATACTTTATGAAAATGCCATAAGAGAGAAACATCAAGATTCTATTAATATTTTTAAAACTTTGGCTATTCTTAATGCACATTTGGAGCAGCCGGCAGATGCCTTTAGTTTTACAGAGAAATATATAAATAACACATTAGATTTTTTAATTTTGGATGATTCTTCATATGATGCTATAAATGCTACTAAAGAATATAAGGCATTGAAAAACAGGTATATGATTAAGCTGAATGTGCTCACATTTCTTTATTTATACATAGCTTTAATAGGCTTTTATTTTGCCTTTGTTATATATTTTTCAAAAAAGGCTCATGCCGCTACTAAAATATTTATTGGTGGATTTGTTGCTGTGCACTCCTTGTTTATTTTAGAATTTGTTTTATACATGTCTAATTTACAATATAAGATTCCGCACACTTATTTGATGGCATCGACAGGAGCCTTATTATATGGGCCATTTTTATATTTTTATTTTAAAGGTGTTAGTCTGAAATATAAATTTAGAAAAGTAGACTTGTTACACTTTTTGCCATCCTTGTTGTTACTCATATTTCTAACCCCATTATATTCATCCTCAGCATCAGAAAAAATTAGAATGATGCTAGATTTAGATGTATCATACAAGTTTTTTAGTTATACCGTATTCATTTTAAAAACGAGTTCTTTAATTATATATGCGTTTTTAATTAGAAGGCTTTATTATAAATATAAATCTAGCGAAAGTAAAACACCAGTATCATCGTCTATAGAAAGTTGGAAGAAAAATCTTTATAAAATTCATTTGGCTTACGTGCTGTCTTATGTCATATATGGTATATCAAGTACAAGTATAATGGGTGATTTGGGTAGCTTGGTTAACCATGCACAAGTAGGTCTCATGTCGGTCATGGTGGTTTACATTGCTCATATGGCTTATGTTCAACCAGATATTTTCAGTAATAGTTATGTGTCATTAAAAGACAAGTTATTTCTCAATAAATATAAGCATTCTGGACTTACGAATGCCCTCTCTGAAGAGTTAAAAGAAAATTTGATTAATTTGATGGTTCAAAAAAAGGTGTATAAGGACAACACCATTAACTTGGAGTCGCTTTCAACACAATTAAATACCACAAGGCATAATGCGTCTCAAATTATAAATGAACATTTTAATATGAATTTTTTTGAACTTATTAATACCTTTAGAGTTAAAGAGGCTATAAATATGTTTAAAGAAGATACCCATGGCAACCTCCACATTATTGATGTGGCTTACGAAGTGGGGTACAATAATAAGGTCACTTTCAATAAAGCGTTTAAAAAGGAAACTTCACTCACGCCTTCAGAATTCATTCAAGCGCTAACAAATAAAAGAACCTACGTAAATCCTGAGTAA